The genomic window TCACCGGGTTCGAGACCGACGGCGACCTGGTCACGGTGCTCGGGCACACCTTCGAACCGGCCTGGTCCGGCGGCGACCACCGCTACCACGCCTACCTGCGCCTGGACGACGCGGACATCGTGTTCCACGGCAGCGACCCCGGGGTGCCCAACCGGCGCGACCAGGACGGCTGGTCGGTGATCGGCGCGCTCTGGGCCGACGGTGGCCATGCCACCATCGATGACTTCTTCACCGCGGTCCACCACAACGTGGTGCGGGCGGCTCGGGGCGGGCTGCTCAGCCGTTCGGAAGCCGAGGCGGTGCTGATCGCCGCGTCGTCGAGCACGGTGGACGGCGTCTCCCGGAACGGCCTGGTGCGCACCGGCGATCATGGCGTGACGGTCCAGGGAGACCGGGTCGTCTGGGAGCTACCGGCCGACGCGGGTGCGGAATCCGCGGCTCCGGTGATCAGAATCGACGTGACGGGTTCGCGGGCGTCGTCGGGCTGGTACACCTCGCCGCCGACCTGCACGGTCACCGTGGTCTCGCCGGGCCCGGGCCTCACGTCCCTGGAGACCTCCCGCGACGGCATCGAATGGACACCGGCGGACCTGACTCTCGGTGACGGCCGGCACCGCCTTCGGGCCCGGGCCACCGACGTGTCCGGCCGCGTGGTGCACGTCGCCCGCGAGATCGACGTCGACACCGCCGCGCCGCGGGTGTCGGCGCGGGTCCGGTCGCTGGGCCGCAGTGTCGAGGTGACCCTGGACGCGGCCGACGAGGTGTCCGGCGTGGACCGTGTCCAGTGGCGTACGGCGGAGACGTTCTGGGGTGTCTTCCAGGAGCCGTTCACCCGGGCGCTGCACGACCAGCCGCAGACCCTCGAGTTCACCGCCACCGACCGGGCCGGCAACACCACAGCGGTCCAGACCGTGACCCTGCCCGCTCTCACCGGGTGACGGCCGGCCGCCGGTGGATCAGGTCCGGTTCTGCGCGGGCAGCACGTCGATGATCCAGATGGCCAGGAAGGCGGCGGCCGCCAGCGCGACCGTCGCCAGGCCGATCATCAGCAGGAACGAGCGGGACATCGCCGCCAGCCGGTTCTTGTCACGCGGGGCTTCGGTGGTCTCGTCCTCGAACTCGAACATGCCCGAAACTATAGTTTCGCCCGCTCCGCGGCCAGGACGTGGGCGGCCCGGTCGGGTGGCATCGGGCGGTGGAAGTGGTAGCCCTGCCCGACGGTGCAGCCCATGCCGGTGAGCAATCGGGCCTGCTCGGCGGTCTCGACGCCCTCGGCGACGACGTACAGGTCGAAGGCCAGGCCCAGCCGTACGATCGCCTCGGCGATCCGCCGGTCCCGTTCGTCGTCGGCGATGCCCCGGATGTACGAGCGGTCGATCTTGAGGATGGTGACCGGCAGTTGCTGCAGGTAACTCAGGGCCGAATAGCCGGTGCCGAAGTCGTCGACCGCGAGCCGGATCCCCAGGTCCCGTAACGCCTCCAACCGGGCGATCGTCGGCGCGTCCGGTTCCAGCACCACCGACTCGGTGATCTCCAGGACCAGCCGGTCGGCCGGGAACCCGGTCTCGGCCAGGATGCCGGTGACCGCATCCACCAGGTCGGCCTGTTTGACCTGCTGCGGGGAGAGGTTGACGCTGAGGGTGATCCGTTCGGCGCCGGCGATCCCGGCCTGCCACTCGGCGACCTGCCGGCAGCCCTCGCGCAGCACCCACTCACCGAGCGGAACCACCGCGCCGGTCTCCTCGGCCAGGCCGATGAAGGCGCCCGGCATCAGCAGACCCTCCTCGGGGTGCTGCCACCGGACCAGCGCCTCGACACCACGGATCGAGCCGTCGGTCATCGTCACAGCCGGTTGATAGTGCAGCACCAGTTCGTCGTCGGCGATCGCCTGCCGCAGCCGGGCGTCCCGGGTGCCGGCGTCCAGTTCCGGGGTGTAGAGCTGGTAACGGGACCGGCCGGAGCGCTTGGCCGTGTACATCGCCAGGTCGGCCCGCCGCAGCAGTTGGTCGCCGTCGACCTGGGCGCCGTGACCGAGGACGGCGACGCCGATGCTGGCCTCCACCGACAGCACCAGATCCCCGAAGATCACCGGGGTGCGCAGGGCTTCGGCGACCCGCTGAGCCACCCGTTCGACGGCCGGCACGTCCGGCAGGTCACGCAGGATGACGGCGAACTCGTCGCCACCGAGCCGTCCCGCGGTGTCCCCGGTCCGGATCACCGACCGCAGCGCCACCCCGGCCGCCTGCAGGACCGCGTCACCGGCTTCATGACCGTACGTATCGTTGATGGGTTTGAACCGGTCCAGGTCGATGAGCAGGACCGCGCAGCACCGGCCGGCCCGGGGTGGCTGGGCGGCCAGCGCGGCGACCCGCTCGTTGATGCGGGTGCGGTTGGCGAGCCCGGTGAGCGGATCGGTGACGGCCAGGTCGTGGTTCTCCCGCAGCACGTACATCTGCCGGGCGATCACCAGCGCGGTCAGCAGGATGGCCCCGAGGATCATTCCACCGAGCGGGTAGATGCCCTGTTCGCGGGCCATGTAGCCGAGGATGCCGTAAGCCAGGGCGATGGCGCCGTACGGCAGCCAGTTGACCGTCGCCCGGCGAGCCGCCGGATCCGGCGGATTGTAGGTCTGCCGATAGGTGCGGTGCGCCGCCAGGACCAGCAGGAACCCGCCGCAGACCCAGAACAGGTCCGGCCAGGACCCGCCGGAGTAGCCGCTGTGCAGCTGCAGATACCCGTAGGCGATGTCGGCGACCACGAACAGTGTCACCGCCGCCACCAGCATGATCAGGGCGTGATCGACGACCCAGGAGCGGCGCAGCAGCAGCATCGCCAGCGCCAGCACCAGCAGCAGGTCGCCGACCGGCAGGGCGGCCGAGAAGAGGCTCTGGTAGAGCGACACCCCCTTGTTGACCACGAGCGGGCCGATCAGCAGGTACCACAGCACGATGAACGCGCTGGCCGCGACGATCAGCGCGTCGAGCGTCAGTTTGATCCGGTCGATGCGGGACCGCCGGTCGGCGGGCATCATCATCAGGCCGGTGAACATGAACGGCACGAACGCGATGAACCAGTGGTCGGCGAAAGCCGGGAATCTCGGGTGTCCCAGGACCGAGTCCTCGATGAACCAGGACGCCTGCGCGACCAGCCGGCAGAAGAACGCCGCCGTGATGAACGCCCACGCCCGGCGCACACTGTGCGACCGCCCGCTGCGGAGCACGATCCGCAGGCCGACCGCGGTGTACATCAGGGCGATCGGGATGTGCACGAGATTGGTCAGGAACTGGCGCTTCCCGTCGGTCCCCCAGTCACCCAGGTAGAACACGAGGAACGCGCCGACCAGCACCCCCGTGCCGCCGACCGCCGTATCGGCGATCCGGTCCGCCAACCTGTTCTCGGCCATCCTCCACCCTTCGGCAGCGTGCCCGCCGGGCTTAGGCCAGTGCCGAAACCGCCGCCACGCTACGGAACCGGGGGTGCACCAGCAGGGCCAGCGGGGCGATGATCGGGCTCGGTGTCATCCGGCCCGGATAGACCGAGCCGAGAAGCAGCAGAGGGATCTGTGGTTTCACGCGACGTTCCTTCCTTCTCTGGTACGAGGGGAGAGCTAGCTTTCGGAGCCAGCTCGCGGTCGACGCCGGCCAGCACGACACGCAACCTGCCACGGAACCAGTCGATCGGGTCGGCCCGGATCGCCAGGGACAGGTCGTCGACGCCGCGCCGGTTGTCGACGGCCAGGCCGAAGACCAGGTCGACGGCGAGGACCGCGTCGGCCGGCCGGAAACCGTGGCCGATCAGCATCACGCCGAGCTGGTCGGCGAGCAGCAGCACCGCATGCGGCACCACCCCACGGTTCATCTCGGCGGTCGCGCCGGGATAGCGGGCGTAGGTGTGCCAGGCGGCGAGCGCCCACTGTTCGAGAACCTGCCGCCACGGCCCCGCAAGACTCGGCCAGGTGACCCGGCTGACGGCCAGGTCGAGCCCGAGACGGACCGGCTCGTCGCGGTTGGCGGCGTGCCGGTAGAGGGTGGCCTGACCGATCCGCAGGTGGGCGGCGACCGCGGTGAAGGTGAGATCCCGGAACCCGACGGCGAGCACCGCGGCGGCGATCTCCGCCGTGTCCACCTGAGCGGGACGGCCCGGCCCACGACCGCTTCGCCTGTTCACCACTGCACCGTACCTGATTATGAGAGTGCACTCTCATAATCACGAACCTGTCATCGGCCTGTCATGAAACCGTGGTCCGATCGCTACGCCCGCCGACCAGACTTCGCCGCCGAGACCGCCGGCAGTACGGAGTGAGCAACGTGTGGCCCCAGCCCTTCGACGACGCCTGGCAGGACCGGCGGCCCCGGCCCGCCAGCAGCCCCGACATCCGGCTCACCATCGAGGTGTTCGAACGGATCCTCGATGATCCACGGCTCGAACGCGAACTCGTCCTCGTCGAAGTGCAGAACCGGGTCGCCAACCTGATCGGCACCGTCGGTTCCCTGCACGCCCGGATCACCGCGGCCGAGATCGCCCGGACCACACCCGGCGTCACCGACATCTGCAACCGTCTCACCCTGGCCCGGGCCGCCGACGTCACCGCCACGATGGAACAACCGGACCCGTTCGACGATTTGATCGCCCACTGGGACGAACCCCGCCGGCCGGCCACCGCACCCGGCGGCCGGCCAGCCGCCTCATCCCGGCGGGAGGTGTCCCTGAAAGGCGCCGCCGTCGTGATCGCGACCGTCGCCGTACTGGTCGGGGTCCTGCTCTACCCCCGGCTGGGCGGTGCCGGGGCACTGCTGCTGGCGGTGCCGTGGCTGGCCGTCGCCACGGCACTCGCCGTCCAGTCAGCTCTCTGAGGCCGTCGCCACTTCTGTCCCGGCCTTCGTCTCCGGGTTCTCACCGGCTTCGGATGCCCCGGCGGCCGCCGACTTTCCAGTGGCTCCGGACGCCCCGGCGGTCGGGGGTTCCTCGTCGGCCCGGGGTTCCACGCCGGCCGGGAGGGTGAGCCAGATCGACGTGCCCTCCTCGACGTCCAGGTCCAGCCAGATCCGGCCGCCGTGGTACTCGACGATCTTCTTGACGATGGCCAGGCCGATGCCGGTGCCCTCGTACGCGTCCCGCGGATGCAACCGCTGGAAGATCACGAAGACCTTGTCGGCGAACTCGCGCTCGATGCCGATGCCGTTGTCCCGGACGTTGATCCGCCAGTGGTCGCCGTCGCGTTCCGCGGTCGTCCGGATCACCGGCGGCACGTCCGGCCGGCGGAACTTCAGCGAGTTCCCGATCAGGTTCACGAACAGCGTGGTGAGCAGCGGTTCCTCGCCCTCCACCACCGGCATCCCGGCCCAGCTGATGTCGGCGTCGTCACCGGCCCGGGCCTCCAACTGCGACGCCACCTCGGGCAGCACCCGGTCCAGGTCGACATCCTTGAACCCGGCGGTGATCCGGCCGATCCGGGAGAACGCCAGCAGATCGTTGATCAGCCGCTGCATCCGCTGGGCGCCGTCGACGGCGAAACTGATGTACTGGTCGGCGCGCTCGTCCATCTGCCCCGCGTACCGGCGCTGCAGCAACTGGCAGAAACTGGCCACCTTGCGCAGCGGCTCCTGCAGGTCGTGTGACGCGACGTAGGCGAACTGCTCCAGATCACGGTTCGACCGGGTCAGTTCCTCGGCCTTCGCCTGCAACTCCAGGTTGATCGCCTCGACCTGGGCCCGCGCCTCCCGGACCACGGTCAGCTCGGCGGCGATCTGCCGGCGCATACCGTCCACGTCGGCCGCCAGCCCGCGCAACTCCGGCGACCCGGAACTGGTGATCGCCCGCTCGTAGTCCCCACCGGCGACCTTGCGCACCTGCTCCGCGAGATCGGTGACCGGCCGGTTGATCAGCCGGTCGAGCAGCAGCATCAGCACGACACCGGCCACCACGACGATGACCGCGGTGGCGACCTGCAGGGCGATCAGCAGGGTCGAGGTGTGGCGGGCCGCGTCGACGGCGGCGTTGCGCAGGGTGAGGATGTCGGCCTGCAACAGGTTCACCGACTCCCGCAGGGCGTCGAACTCGCGGGTCCCGATCCCGGCCGCCGCCGGTTCGCCCCGCTCGACGGAGACGATGATCGGCTCGGCCACCGTCCGCCGCCAGGCGTCCGCCCGTTCCCGGACCACCCGCAGGTCGGTGCGGATCCGGGCGTTGCCGTTGGCGTCGTTGAGGGTTTCGAGCTGGATGAGCAGGTCCTGCTCGGTCTGCAGACCGGCCTGGTAGGGCTGCAGGTTCTCGGCCTTGCGACTGAGTGCGTACCCCCGGATACCGGTCTCCTGGTCCAGGTACGCGGCACTGAGGTCCTGGCCGGCCAGGCGCATCGGGCCGGTCTTGTTCAGGATCACGTCCAGGTTGTCGTTGCTGTCCACCGCGGTCACCACGGCCAGCAGGCCGACACCGGACAGCAGGATTCCCGCGACGGTGAACAGCACCGCTACCCGGCGCCGCAGCGACCAGGAAACCAGCCGGGCCCGGCTCATCGACTCTCCTCGCATGATGCCCCAGTTACCGGAAACGCCGCCGATCCTGCCCTGCCCGGCGACGCGATGCGCCACCGGGCAGGGGAACACCCGGCGGCGACAACCCGCCAATCCCCGGATCCGTGCCGGACGGGCACGACCCCGGAGGTCAGCGAGACACCGAAGTATGTCGCACCCACCGCAGCCCCGCGACTCAGCCCGCCAGCATCGTCCGCAACCGGCGGGCTTCCTTCGTCACCCGGGAGGTGCCGGGCCTCGCGGCGACCTCGGCCAGGCCCGGGATCTCGTCGTGGGCACCGATCCGGCCCGCCACCAGGGTGGCGAGTTCCAACAGGTCGGGCAGCCCGCGCGGGGCGACCGGCAGCAGGACCGGCAGGGCCGCGGCCAGGACATGCCACACCGCGTGCGAGGCACCGCCCTGATGCGCGTCGGTGAGACCGGGCAGCACCCGGGTCAACTTCAGCGTGCCGTCGGCGCACAGGTCACCGATCTCGGCGCCGACGGCGGCACCGAACGGTTCGCCGCTCACGGCCAGGACCTCGTCGCCGGCGGCCAGGATCAGGAACGCGTCCACGGCGGCCAGCCGGTCGGCCTCGTCCCGGGCACCCAGCACATAGGCCACGGCCAGGGCGACGGCCGGCCCGACCGGGCCCGCGCACTCGGCGATCAGCGGCAACGCCTTGCCCGCACCGCGCTGATCGATGTCGGCGACCGAGGCCAGGGTCGGCAGGGCCCAGGCGGCCAGGACCTCCCGGTGATGCGGCAGCGCCGCGGCGGCGATGTCGGCGGGTTTGGCGAAGTCACCCGAGTACCACTCGATCTTCGGGCCACGGGTCAGGCCGAACAGGCGGTCCGACAGCGGGAACCGGTCGCCGCCACCGGCCGGCTCCAGCTCGGCCACCACGCGGCGGCCGGTGGGGGGAGTGCCGCCGTACCCGTACCGCCCGTCCTTGGCGTTCTGCACCCGCCGGGTGCTGACCGGATCGGGCAGGCCGCCCTCCTTCAGCCACGCCGCGAACCGCAGCCCGGCGACCGAGGTCAGCTCCGCGGCACCGGTCAGCACGTCCACACCGGTCTCCCGTGGCACCCGCAGCAGCGCCTGCTCGAAGTCGACCGGCCACGGTTTCCGGTCCGCGGCCTCCAGCCGGGCGAGGCGCTCCAGCAGCACCGCGGCGTCCAGGCTGCCGTCGACCCGGGTGGGGGTGGCCAGCAACTCGGCGGTCGGCTCGACGGTGATCCGGTCGGCGATCTCCTGCAGCCGCAGGACGAGGACGCCGCTCGGGCCGGTCGGTTCCTTGATGGTGTTCGGCCGTTTGATGACGGCTCCCGGGGTCATGACCCGCCGGAGCACGTCGCCGAGGTGACCGGGGCGCCGGAAGGTGCCGTACCAGTAAGTGTTGTTGAGATCGCCCTCGTGCCGGTCGAGGACGGGCTGCAGCGCCTCGGACAGGCCGTCGGCGGGCAGCGCCACCAGCGCGGCCATCACCCGCTCCCAGCCGACCGACGTCTCGCTGTGCAGCAGGGCGACGATCTCGGTGGCCAGCTCGGCGGCGGTGGTGATCGGCGGCGGCATCGCGGCGGCCGGTGCCGGAGCGGCCAGCGCCACGACCTCCGGCTCTGCTTCCGGCGCGGCCACCCCGAACAGCTCCGCGGCCCGCGCGGGCAGGTCGCCGGTGAGCACCACTGACGCGTCGGCCAGCCGGGCCACGGTCGCCGCGTCGAGGCGGCGGATCTGCCGGCCGATCAGGGTGAGTGCCCGCTCCTGCACCTCCAGCGCCGGATGCCCGAACGCCAGGGCGACCGTCTCCAGCACCTCGCCGGCCCGGTCGGGCTGTCGGCGGGCGACTTTCTCCAACCAGGACAGCTGGGTTTTGACCAGCCCTTTCTCGGTGCGCTGCAGGGTGGTGCCGCTCGTCTCCAGCAGAGTCTCGACGTCGAGGCGCCCGGCGTCGTCGACGGCCCGCAGCGAGCGCTGGGCCATCGCGGCGATCGGCGAGGGCGCCCCGGCCAGCAGCCCGGCATAGTCGCCGGCGGCGGCGGTGTGCTCGTCGAGGGTGGGAGCGAGGGCGTCGTGCAGCTCGGTGAACGGCCGCAGCCAGGCCGGCCGGTCGCCACGGACCAGGCGATCCAGGGTGGCGGCGAGAATCGTGGCCCGGTCGAGGCGGCCCTCGGTCACCAGCTCGACGACGGCCTCGGGGAAGGGCGCTTTCGCCACCCAGCCCGCCGGGGTCCACTGGCCGCCGGTCAGCGCCCCGCCGAGACCGTCGATCTCGAACACCGCGGGCAGCAGCACGTCCAGGTAGGGACTGGACCGGAGCTTGCCGGCCAGCGGATTGCACTTGCCGTGACTGTCGTGCAGCGTCACGAGCCAGCCCCGGACGAACCCCTCGGTCGCCGGCGCCAGCTCGGGGGTGGCGTCGAGCATCCGGGCGACGAACCGCCAGTCACCGGCCCAGGCCTCCTTGGCCGGCAGTCTCGCCGCGAGCCGCACCCCGAGGTCGGGCAACCACTCCAGGTCACGGGCCTCGGTGAGCTGCCGCCAGAACCGGTCGGGCACGCTGCCCCACCGGTCCCGCATGTCGCGGCGGTTCAGCAGGGCAGCGGCCCGGGCGGCGGTGGGCATGCAGGCGATCACGGCGAGGGCGAACCCGACGGCCGGGTCGTCGCCCTGGTCCCACCAGGAATCACCGCGGAGTCCTTTGACGCCTTTCTCGATCTCCGGGGCGAACGCCAGGCGCTCCTGCTCGGTCATCGACAGGAGGATTTCGGTGATCCGCGCGTATGCCGAACGCCGCGCCAGTTGCTCAAGATTCGCCCAGGTCAAACTCATGGCCGAGAATCTAGGACCCGGGTACGACATTTTCTCCCGGGGCGCTCAACAGGTAATCGTCGGCGGCCGTGTCCCACCGCAGATCGACCGCCCCGACCGCCGCCGCGGCCTTGCAGAACTGCAGGAAGCTGCGGTAGCCGAGCTTCTTCTCGCTGAAGCCGGGTGCGGCCTTGCGCAGCTGGTTCTTCAGCCCGGACAGTGCCGCCGGTCCCGGCTGGACCGTGGAGGCGAGCAGTTCGAACGCGGTCTCCCGGTCGCCGCGCTCGGGCAGGCCGATCTCCGGGTCGCCCTTGGCCGCCCGGTCGGCCAGTTCGATCACCGATTTACCGGCCAGGTGCCGCAGCAGCTCCCCGAAGGCCCGGAACCCGAAGTCGGCCTCGTTGAAGGTGGGGTCCTTGCGCAGCAGCGTGCGTTTGAGGACCGACGCGGTGACCGTGCCGCTGGAGCTCTGCTGCAGACCGGCGACGGTCTGCGCGACAAGCGCCGCGAGCGTTTCCAGGTCCCGTGGGGTCGGCGCGGGCGCCGTCTCGGGCTCGGGTGCCACCGGCTGGGCGGGTGTCTCCACGCCTTCGAGCCGGTCGTAGAAGAGGAACTCGTCGCAGGCCGGCGGCAGCAGGGCGGAGGTGGTCCGCTCGACACCGACGCCGATCACCCGTTTGTTGAGTTCGCGCAGCTTGTGGACCAGCGGGGTGAAGTCGCTGTCGCCGGTGCAGAGCACGAAGGTGGTGACGTACTCCCGCTCGAAGGCGAGCACCAGCGCGTCCACGGCCATCTTGATGTCGGCGGCGTTCTTGCGGGACGCGCCCATCTTCTGCGGGATGTCGATCAGCTCGACGTGCGACCGGGTGAGCATCCGGCGGTCCTCGTCGAAGTAGGACCAGTCCGCGTACGCCCGGCGGACCACCACCCGGCCTCGCTCGGCGAGCGCGTCGGTGACCGGCCGCAGATCGAACCGCATGCCACCGAGATGGTCACGCGCCCCGATCGCCAGGTTCTCATAGTCAAGGAACAGGGCGATACGTTCTTCCAGATCCACAACGCCACCGTACGCCTGGTCCGTCGCGCCGGGCCGGTTCACGCGGCCTGCCGCAGTGCGCTCCCGGTGGCGGCGTGCCGGATCCGCTGCCCGGGGACACCGGCCGCGGTGAGGTGGTGGGCGAGACCGGGTGTCGCGTTGTCGACGAGGACCAGCACGTGATGGTCGTCGCCGACCCCGCACGCGGCGGCCAGGGCGCCGAGGTTGAGGGCATCCAGTTCGTGGACGTCGGCCAGGTCGAGGATCAGCCGCACCGGCCGGGTGTGCAGGATCGCGTGGATCAGGGCCCGGCGCAGGCCGATGGCGTCGTCGGCGTCGAGGTCGCCGTGCGGGTGGATGACGAGGGTGCCGTCGGGGCTGCTGCTGACGTCGACAGTGCTAGCGCTCATGGCGAACGCCTCCCGTTTACCGGAACGACCGGGTGCGTAAACGCTAAGGCTTCCGGGAGTTCGCCGTCGAGGGGCTTTCGCGAATTTCCCCTGCTCACAGCTAATTCATAGACTTCCAGATCGGGCCGGACACGGCAACGGTGCCCGCTCGTGACCGAGCGGGCACCGTTCGTACCGGGAATGGATCTAGATCTTGCCGGTGCCGGCGCCCGCGGTGACGGTGGCCTTGACCGTGCTGTTGGCCTCCGGGGTGTAGGAGTAGGGGATCGCCGCGACGCTGGCGCCGTTGCGGACCACCTCGGTGCCCGAGTTGACCTTGTAGTTGTTGAGGACCTTCAAGTTGCCGGCGTCCGAGTCACCCGTCTGGGTGATGGTCGGGTTGGCGACGTTCTCGAAGTAGTTGCGCTCGACGAAGACTCCGGCGTTCTCGGTCGAGGCCACCCCGTACGAGCCGATGTTGCTGTAGTAGTTGTTCAGCACGTGCACCGGGTTCGCGAACCGGACCCGCGGGTGACGCTGGCCGGTGCCCTCGAACCAGTTGTGCACGTAGGTGACGCGCAGCTTCCCGGTGTCCTGGGAGGCGTTGTCGTCGCTGTGGCCGAGCAGCATCGACTTGTCGTGGTTGTGCAGCCGGTTCCACGACACGGTGATGTAGTCCGAGCCGCGCTTGATGTCGATCAGGCCGTCGTACCCGTTGGACAGGTCGTTGTGGTCGATCCAGATGTTGGTCGACCCCTCCTGGACGTTGATCGAGTCGTCGTTCGCGTTGCGGAACACCAGGTTGCGGATGATCACGTTCCGGACGCTGTTCAGGTTGAAGCCGCCGCCGGTGACGCCGGAGCCGGAACCGACCCCGATGATCGTCTTGTTGGAGGCGACGCTGTACATGCCGGAGATCGAGATCAGGCCGGACACCCGGACCGTCTGCGACGTGCCGGAGCTCAGCGCCGACGCGAGCGCCGACGCGGTGGTCACGGTGACCACGGTGGACGCCGAACCGCCGGAGGTGCCGCCGTTGAGGCTGGCGAAACCGACCGGGCTGGTCTCGTAGGCCAGCGCCGGGGACGGGGTGGCGACGGCCAGGCCGCCCGCGGCGATGACACCGGCGGACAGC from Actinoplanes derwentensis includes these protein-coding regions:
- a CDS encoding putative bifunctional diguanylate cyclase/phosphodiesterase, whose translation is MAENRLADRIADTAVGGTGVLVGAFLVFYLGDWGTDGKRQFLTNLVHIPIALMYTAVGLRIVLRSGRSHSVRRAWAFITAAFFCRLVAQASWFIEDSVLGHPRFPAFADHWFIAFVPFMFTGLMMMPADRRSRIDRIKLTLDALIVAASAFIVLWYLLIGPLVVNKGVSLYQSLFSAALPVGDLLLVLALAMLLLRRSWVVDHALIMLVAAVTLFVVADIAYGYLQLHSGYSGGSWPDLFWVCGGFLLVLAAHRTYRQTYNPPDPAARRATVNWLPYGAIALAYGILGYMAREQGIYPLGGMILGAILLTALVIARQMYVLRENHDLAVTDPLTGLANRTRINERVAALAAQPPRAGRCCAVLLIDLDRFKPINDTYGHEAGDAVLQAAGVALRSVIRTGDTAGRLGGDEFAVILRDLPDVPAVERVAQRVAEALRTPVIFGDLVLSVEASIGVAVLGHGAQVDGDQLLRRADLAMYTAKRSGRSRYQLYTPELDAGTRDARLRQAIADDELVLHYQPAVTMTDGSIRGVEALVRWQHPEEGLLMPGAFIGLAEETGAVVPLGEWVLREGCRQVAEWQAGIAGAERITLSVNLSPQQVKQADLVDAVTGILAETGFPADRLVLEITESVVLEPDAPTIARLEALRDLGIRLAVDDFGTGYSALSYLQQLPVTILKIDRSYIRGIADDERDRRIAEAIVRLGLAFDLYVVAEGVETAEQARLLTGMGCTVGQGYHFHRPMPPDRAAHVLAAERAKL
- a CDS encoding BON domain-containing protein, yielding MSNVWPQPFDDAWQDRRPRPASSPDIRLTIEVFERILDDPRLERELVLVEVQNRVANLIGTVGSLHARITAAEIARTTPGVTDICNRLTLARAADVTATMEQPDPFDDLIAHWDEPRRPATAPGGRPAASSRREVSLKGAAVVIATVAVLVGVLLYPRLGGAGALLLAVPWLAVATALAVQSAL
- a CDS encoding sensor histidine kinase, whose protein sequence is MSRARLVSWSLRRRVAVLFTVAGILLSGVGLLAVVTAVDSNDNLDVILNKTGPMRLAGQDLSAAYLDQETGIRGYALSRKAENLQPYQAGLQTEQDLLIQLETLNDANGNARIRTDLRVVRERADAWRRTVAEPIIVSVERGEPAAAGIGTREFDALRESVNLLQADILTLRNAAVDAARHTSTLLIALQVATAVIVVVAGVVLMLLLDRLINRPVTDLAEQVRKVAGGDYERAITSSGSPELRGLAADVDGMRRQIAAELTVVREARAQVEAINLELQAKAEELTRSNRDLEQFAYVASHDLQEPLRKVASFCQLLQRRYAGQMDERADQYISFAVDGAQRMQRLINDLLAFSRIGRITAGFKDVDLDRVLPEVASQLEARAGDDADISWAGMPVVEGEEPLLTTLFVNLIGNSLKFRRPDVPPVIRTTAERDGDHWRINVRDNGIGIEREFADKVFVIFQRLHPRDAYEGTGIGLAIVKKIVEYHGGRIWLDLDVEEGTSIWLTLPAGVEPRADEEPPTAGASGATGKSAAAGASEAGENPETKAGTEVATASES
- a CDS encoding DUF7824 domain-containing protein — its product is MSLTWANLEQLARRSAYARITEILLSMTEQERLAFAPEIEKGVKGLRGDSWWDQGDDPAVGFALAVIACMPTAARAAALLNRRDMRDRWGSVPDRFWRQLTEARDLEWLPDLGVRLAARLPAKEAWAGDWRFVARMLDATPELAPATEGFVRGWLVTLHDSHGKCNPLAGKLRSSPYLDVLLPAVFEIDGLGGALTGGQWTPAGWVAKAPFPEAVVELVTEGRLDRATILAATLDRLVRGDRPAWLRPFTELHDALAPTLDEHTAAAGDYAGLLAGAPSPIAAMAQRSLRAVDDAGRLDVETLLETSGTTLQRTEKGLVKTQLSWLEKVARRQPDRAGEVLETVALAFGHPALEVQERALTLIGRQIRRLDAATVARLADASVVLTGDLPARAAELFGVAAPEAEPEVVALAAPAPAAAMPPPITTAAELATEIVALLHSETSVGWERVMAALVALPADGLSEALQPVLDRHEGDLNNTYWYGTFRRPGHLGDVLRRVMTPGAVIKRPNTIKEPTGPSGVLVLRLQEIADRITVEPTAELLATPTRVDGSLDAAVLLERLARLEAADRKPWPVDFEQALLRVPRETGVDVLTGAAELTSVAGLRFAAWLKEGGLPDPVSTRRVQNAKDGRYGYGGTPPTGRRVVAELEPAGGGDRFPLSDRLFGLTRGPKIEWYSGDFAKPADIAAAALPHHREVLAAWALPTLASVADIDQRGAGKALPLIAECAGPVGPAVALAVAYVLGARDEADRLAAVDAFLILAAGDEVLAVSGEPFGAAVGAEIGDLCADGTLKLTRVLPGLTDAHQGGASHAVWHVLAAALPVLLPVAPRGLPDLLELATLVAGRIGAHDEIPGLAEVAARPGTSRVTKEARRLRTMLAG
- a CDS encoding NYN domain-containing protein, translating into MDLEERIALFLDYENLAIGARDHLGGMRFDLRPVTDALAERGRVVVRRAYADWSYFDEDRRMLTRSHVELIDIPQKMGASRKNAADIKMAVDALVLAFEREYVTTFVLCTGDSDFTPLVHKLRELNKRVIGVGVERTTSALLPPACDEFLFYDRLEGVETPAQPVAPEPETAPAPTPRDLETLAALVAQTVAGLQQSSSGTVTASVLKRTLLRKDPTFNEADFGFRAFGELLRHLAGKSVIELADRAAKGDPEIGLPERGDRETAFELLASTVQPGPAALSGLKNQLRKAAPGFSEKKLGYRSFLQFCKAAAAVGAVDLRWDTAADDYLLSAPGENVVPGS
- a CDS encoding STAS domain-containing protein, which codes for MSASTVDVSSSPDGTLVIHPHGDLDADDAIGLRRALIHAILHTRPVRLILDLADVHELDALNLGALAAACGVGDDHHVLVLVDNATPGLAHHLTAAGVPGQRIRHAATGSALRQAA
- a CDS encoding pectate lyase family protein; amino-acid sequence: MSHEPRPRARRRTVLAALSAGVIAAGGLAVATPSPALAYETSPVGFASLNGGTSGGSASTVVTVTTASALASALSSGTSQTVRVSGLISISGMYSVASNKTIIGVGSGSGVTGGGFNLNSVRNVIIRNLVFRNANDDSINVQEGSTNIWIDHNDLSNGYDGLIDIKRGSDYITVSWNRLHNHDKSMLLGHSDDNASQDTGKLRVTYVHNWFEGTGQRHPRVRFANPVHVLNNYYSNIGSYGVASTENAGVFVERNYFENVANPTITQTGDSDAGNLKVLNNYKVNSGTEVVRNGASVAAIPYSYTPEANSTVKATVTAGAGTGKI